One segment of Salvelinus alpinus chromosome 1, SLU_Salpinus.1, whole genome shotgun sequence DNA contains the following:
- the LOC139550171 gene encoding olfactory marker protein-like, with protein MATQATLELPFRPDAHLTEVMRQRAQSLQQRGGKRQDGERLLRPHEAIYRLDFSQQALCFAHWGVRLARSGRLTVTATSQLWTPDLTHLMNRQLLEPAGVFWRAESDGDDTPVHHYEADAQEFGERIAEMAKVRKTMYFLLAFEEGVGPDAVECSISFQVDQK; from the coding sequence ATGGCCACCCAAGCCACTCTGGAGCTGCCCTTCAGGCCCGACGCCCATCTGACCGAGGTGATGCGTCAGCGGGCCCAGTCGTTGCAGCAGCGTGGCGGGAAGAGGCAGGACGGCGAGCGCCTCCTCCGACCACATGAGGCCATCTACCGCCTGGACTTCTCCCAGCAGGCATTGTGTTTTGCCCACTGGGGAGTTAGGCTGGCACGCTCAGGCCGCCTCACCGTGACTGCCACCTCACAGCTCTGGACGCCCGACCTCACCCACCTGATGAACCGCCAGCTGCTGGAGCCGGCGGGGGTGTTCTGGCGAGCTGAGAGCGACGGCGACGACACACCCGTGCACCACTATGAGGCAGACGCCCAGGAGTTTGGTGAGCGGATCGCCGAGATGGCGAAGGTGAGGAAGACAATGTACTTCCTGCTGGCATTTGAGGAGGGCGTTGGTCCGGACGCTGTTGAATGCTCCATCAGCTTCCAGGTGGACCAGAAGTGA